The following nucleotide sequence is from Alkalihalobacillus sp. LMS39.
AAATTGATTTTGGAACAAGGCTCTTACTTGATACCTTTCAGTTTCCTGCTGAAAAAGGGACTATTATTGATGTAGGTTGTGGGTATGGTCCAATAGGGATAACTCTAGCAAGTGAACAACCTGATATTACTGTACATATGGTTGATGTAAACGAACGAGCACTGGTATTAGCCAAGCAAAATGCTAACCAAAACGGTGTGTCGAATATTATCATAAAACAAAGTTCGTTATTTGAAAGTGTCGAAGAACGAGATTTTCAAGTTGTTATTACGAATCCTCCGATACGAGCAGGAAAACAAGTGGTTCATACTTTATATGAACAAGCCTATCACCATTTAAAAAAAGGTGGACAGCTATGGGTTGTTATTCAAAAAAAGCAAGGGGCGCCTTCGACAATAGAAAAATTACAAGAACATTTTGGAGAAGTAGAAACGATAGCTAAGAAAAAAGGGTATTTTATTATTTGTGCAAAAAAAGTTTGACTCATATTCCCATTTGTGGTATTGTTATTTAATGCGTATAGAAACTATTTTTTAGATAGTTTTTTTACAAAAAGTCAAGTGAAATTTATTGTATAAAAAGGTCGTAGTTGGGTATACTTTTATAATCGAAAAAATGAAACAAGTTGTGGTTTTATTAAAACCATTTTTTTCTTTTCGTTTATCTGTTCAACTGCGCAATTTTTTTGTTATTTTACCTTTATAAAGATGTAGAGTCTTTGTAAAAGGGTTAAAGTATAAATAAAACTTCTAACTAGATGTTGGAAGTGAAAAATGGATGAGTTAAGGGGTGAATGAGTTGACAGGTCAACTAGTTCAGTATGGACGCCACCGCCAACGTAGAAGCTATGCTCGTATTAATGAAGTTTTAGAGCTGCCTAACTTAATTGAAATTCAAACAGCTTCCTACCAA
It contains:
- a CDS encoding class I SAM-dependent methyltransferase, encoding MSEHYYTNNPSVESKPVTFSFELRGKQYRFTSDHGVFSKKEIDFGTRLLLDTFQFPAEKGTIIDVGCGYGPIGITLASEQPDITVHMVDVNERALVLAKQNANQNGVSNIIIKQSSLFESVEERDFQVVITNPPIRAGKQVVHTLYEQAYHHLKKGGQLWVVIQKKQGAPSTIEKLQEHFGEVETIAKKKGYFIICAKKV